A window of Cyclopterus lumpus isolate fCycLum1 chromosome 14, fCycLum1.pri, whole genome shotgun sequence contains these coding sequences:
- the LOC117742667 gene encoding olfactory receptor 146-like has product MDNYTFNSLTLQLEGLNVSKDTLYPVFLFFFFAYIFIMLLNIGIAILIFIDKNLHQPMYLLFCNLPFNDILGNSILMPRLLMDMMKPSSQRFISYYECVAQAFSTHMFGTTAHTVLMIMAFDRYVAISNPLRYASIMTNKMVMKLTVSAWGVALVLVGILLGLTIRLNRCRTLIMNPYCDNASLFKLSCESVFINNVYGLTFTVVLFTCSIGSMVITYTKITVVCLTSNSKSLNSKALKTCSTHLVVFLIMLISGFIVIILHRFPQYSDYRKLSAILFHIIPGSLNPIIYGVQSAEICKSLSKLFRSKPVMPLF; this is encoded by the coding sequence ATGGATAACTACACATTCAACAGCCTCACCCTCCAGCTGGAGGGACTGAATGTCTCAAAGGACACTCTCTACcccgtctttctctttttctttttcgccTACATTTTTATAATGCTTTTGAACATTGGCATTGCTATTCTGATTTTCATTGACAAGAACCTTCACCAGCCCATGTATCTCCTTTTCTGCAACTTGCCCTTTAACGACATCCTTGGAAATTCTATTTTGATGCCCCGTTTGCTTATGGACATGATGAAGCCTTCCTCTCAGCGCTTCATCAGTTATTATGAATGTGTGGCTCAAGCTTTCAGCACACACATGTTTGGTACCACTGCTCACACTGTGCTCATGATTATGGCCTTTGACAGATATGTGGCCATCAGTAATCCTCTGCGCTATGCTTCCATAATGACCAACAAAATGGTGATGAAGCTGACGGTGTCTGCCTGGGGAGTGGCCCTTGTATTGGTGGGGATTCTACTCGGTCTGACCATACGACTGAACCGATGTAGGACTCTGATCATGAATCCTTACTGTGACAATGCCTCACTGTTTAAACTCTCCTGTGAGAGCGTGTTTATTAATAATGTCTATGGCCTCACTTTCACCGTGGTCCTGTTCACATGTTCTATCGGCAGCATGGTTATCACTTATACAAAGATTACAGTCGTCTGTCTCACCAGTAATAGCAAGTCTTTGAACAGTAAAGCCTTGAAGACCTGTAGCACTCATCTGGTTGTGTTTCTGATCATGTTGATCAGTGGGTTTATTGTCATTATTCTGCATCGCTTCCCTCAGTACTCAGACTACAGGAAGCTTTCTGCCATTCTGTTTCATATCATCCCTGGCAGCCTCAACCCCATTATTTATGGTGTGCAGTCTGCAGAAATCTGCAAATCCTTGTCAAAATTGTTTAGATCCAAACCAGTTATGCCGTTATTCTGA
- the LOC117742669 gene encoding olfactory receptor 146-like gives MDNYTFNSLTLQLEGLNVSKDTLYPVFLFFFFAYIFIMLLNIGIAILIFIDKNLHQPMYLLFCNLPFNDILGNSIMVPRLLMDMMKPSSQRFISYYECVAQAFITHMFGTTSHTVLMIMAFDRYVAISNPLRYASIMTNKMVMKLTVSAWGVALVLVGILLGLTIRLNRCRTLIINPFCDNASLFKLSCESVFINNVYGLTFTVVLFTCSIGSMVITYTKITVVCLTSNSKSLNSKALKTCSTHLVVFLIMMFSGFTNIILHRFPQYSDYRKLSAILFHIIPGSLNPIIYGVQSAEICKSLSKLFRSKPVMPLF, from the coding sequence ATGGATAACTACACATTCAACAGCCTCACCCTCCAGCTGGAGGGACTGAATGTCTCAAAGGACACTCTCTACcccgtctttctctttttctttttcgccTACATTTTTATAATGCTTTTGAACATTGGCATTGCTATTCTGATTTTCATTGACAAGAACCTTCACCAGCCCATGTATCTCCTTTTCTGCAACTTGCCCTTTAACGACATCCTTGGAAATTCTATCATGGTTCCCCGTTTGCTTATGGACATGATGAAGCCTTCCTCTCAGCGCTTCATCAGTTATTATGAATGTGTGGCTCAAGCTTTCATCACACACATGTTTGGTACCACTAGTCACACTGTGCTCATGATTATGGCCTTTGACAGATATGTGGCCATCAGTAATCCTCTGCGCTATGCTTCCATAATGACCAACAAAATGGTGATGAAGCTGACGGTGTCTGCCTGGGGAGTGGCCCTTGTATTGGTGGGGATTCTACTCGGTCTGACCATACGACTGAACCGATGTAGGACTTTGATCATAAATCCTTTCTGTGACAATGCCTCACTGTTTAAACTCTCCTGTGAGAGCGTGTTTATTAATAATGTCTATGGCCTCACTTTCACCGTGGTCCTGTTCACATGTTCTATCGGCAGCATGGTTATCACTTATACAAAGATTACAGTCGTCTGTCTCACCAGTAATAGCAAGTCTTTGAACAGTAAAGCCTTGAAGACCTGCAGCACTCATCTGGTTGTGTTTCTGATCATGATGTTCAGTGGGTTTACTAACATTATTCTGCATCGCTTCCCTCAGTACTCAGACTACAGGAAGCTTTCTGCCATTCTGTTTCATATCATCCCTGGCAGCCTCAACCCCATTATTTATGGTGTGCAGTCTGCAGAAATCTGCAAATCCTTGTCAAAATTGTTTAGATCCAAACCAGTTATGCCGTTATTCTGA